Part of the Leptolyngbya sp. BL0902 genome, CAGGTGCAGCCTGCTAAGCCCACCATGGCTCCAAACAGCACAGATTTAACCAGTACCGCCACCAAATCTTCCAGCATGAGCAGGGTGCGGACGGACTCCAAAAATTGCTGGGCAGGCACCTGGTAGAGCTGGGCGGCAATGGCAGCTCCCGATAGAATGCCCACGACTAGGCCCAAAACCGTCAGCACGGGCAGCATGATGCAGCAGGCCACCACCCTAGGCACAACCAGGTAGTTCACGGGGCAAGTGTGCAGCATTTTCAGAGCATCGATCTGGTCTGTCACCTTCATGCAGCCAATTTCCGCCGCAAAAGCAGTGCCCACCTGCCCCGCCAATACTGCCGCCGTGAGCAGCGGGGCCAACTCCCGACAAAAGGCCAGGGCAAAGGCTCCCCCCAGGGCAAAGGTGGCCCCAAAGCGATCCAGTTCGCGGGCGGTTTGGATGGTAAAAATCATCCCCGCAAATAGGTTAATCATCAGAACGGGCATCAGGGTGCCGAGCCCCACCAGGGCCATTTGGGCCAGGGTGAGTTGACGATTAATCCGTCCCTGCAACACCCGTAGCAACACCTGGCCGCCCAGCAAGCCAGCTAGACCACAGTGGTACAGCCAGGACTTTTGCCGCAGATCCTCCGTGGGGGTGGGTTCCAGCCAGGGATCGGGCCAGGGGCGATTTGGTGAGCGGGGGCCATTTCTGACCCAGGACTTGGGAAACAGTGCTTTCACCATGGCTGAGGTCACAAGTAACGGGTTAAAAGCGGCCAGTTGAGAGATGATCCACGCAGATGGCCCGCGTAGTCGCCTATATCTTGCCATCTAGGCCATGTCTGTTTTGTCGTCTAGGGTATCCCTAGGAGGCGGGTTGCCCAGGGGGGTCAGGCTTGGGTATTGTGTCTTGGTCAATCCCACCATCTAGCGTCCGTAGGGTGCAAACCCAAGGCCATGCCTTAGACTCAACTATTTAGACTCAATTTGTGCCCGATGAGTTCGGTCGGTTCATAGATCTTTGTCCTGTCTTTGTCCTGCTGATCTCGGTAATTCGGTGATTTGGTGATGCGGAAACAACGCCAGCGGTTCGGCAATCCGAGCGCAGCCGCCCCGGTCGATGGAGCCCAAGGCCGATGCGGATCAAGCCTGCGGTGGCATGTCGGGGAGCGTAGGGCGGGCCGGGAGAGCCCCGCCTTGGGATAGTTTTGGTAAAGTGGTACTGAGTACGATTTATGTGCGTTGCCATGGATGATCCTGCCCTTTCCCACCCGCCCATCCGGTCTTTAGAAGACGCCCTAGAGCGCTGTCAGGTCTTGGGAATGCGGCTCAGTCGCCAGCGGCGCTACATCCTAGAACTCCTGTGGCAACAGCAGGGACACCTCTCTGCCCGCGACATTTATCACCGCCTCAACCAGGAGGGGCGAGAAATTGGCCACACCTCCGTTTACCAAAACCTAGACGCCCTCTCCGAGCAGGGCATCATTGAATGTGTCGAGCGGGCCGATGGCCGCCTCTATGGCCACAGCAGCCGCTCCCACAGCCACGTCAACTGTCTGGACACCGACGACATTATTGATGTGGATGTGGTGTTACCCGCCGAGTTAATTCAGCAAATTGAGGCCCAAACTGGGGTTGCGATTACCGACTATCGCATTGACTTCTTCGGCACGAAGGCCGTGTCTGCCTAAGCCTCCGAAATCCTCCCTGGGGATCGGGCACAAAACGGCCTGAACGACCTCAACCTCGGCGTAAAGATACCCTATCAGCCCTGTGCTCTGGCTCTCCATTGGCCCCTGCTCCAACCGGATTGCCCAGGCCCAGGGTGGCGCTGTTTCTGACCGCAGCCCAGGGCTGCAAGGTGGTCTATGCTACGACGGTTTTTGTCCCTAGGTGTGATGTCTGGGCTGTTGGCCTTCTCGCTGCCAGCGGCGGCTCGTCCAGAATTGGCCAGTGGCGATCAACTGCTCAACACTGACGTGGCTGGGTGTTTGGCCACCGCCGATCAATTCATCCAGAGCTTGAATATTGAGTCGTCCCAAGGCTCGATGGATCGCACCGGATACTTTGAGGATGGGGTCTTTCGCATTGTGTGCTACAGCGCAGGTGAGGATCACAGCTTGGCGGTGGTGGTTGTCAGCCATGCGGGGGATCGAGTGACCGTGGCCGATTTCGTTCAGTTTGCCCTCACCTCCCTCCATCAGATCGATACCCCCACCGAACCCATGGCTCCATCGGCCCAGGCTCTCCCCTAACCAACGGCCCCATTGATCGGTACACTACCCCCATAGTGGCGGGGAACGATCATGGAATCCAGTGCATTAACGACCCTGTTTTTACCGCTGGCGCTGTTTGCAGTCATGCTGGGTATGGGGTTGGGGCTACGGGGCGAAGACTTTAGGCGGGTCGTGGTCTATCCCAGGCCCGTAGTGGTGGGGCTGGTGGCCCAGTTGGTAATGCTGCCTCTGCTGGGGTTTGCCCTGGCCTCCAGTTTGCCCCTGCGGCCCGAACTAGCGGCGGGGCTGGTGCTGTTAACCGCCTGTCCGGGGGGGCCAACCTCTAACCTCATCACCTATCTGGCGCGGGGGAATGTGGCCCTGTCTGTCTCCCTCACGGCCTTCAGCAGCGTGGTGACGGTGTTCACCATCCCCCTGGTGGTCAATCTGGCCCTGGGACGCTTTTTGGGCACTGCCACAACCCTGCGACTGTCCTTGGTGTCCACGGTGGCGCAAATCGCCGTGATCACCCTCCTGCCCGTAGGATTGGGGATGCTGGTCAACCACTATCGCCCGCGCACCGCCGCCCAAATCGAACGGGGGGTGAAGTGGCTGTCGCTCTTTTTGCTGGGGGTGATCATTGCCGGACTGCTGATTCAACAGCGGGCGAACCTGCTGGAGTTCTTGCTTCAGGTGGGTGGGGCCATGCTGGGGCTAAACCTGTTGGCCATGGGGCTGGGCTATGGCCTAGCGCGGGTAGCGGGCCTCGATGACCCCAGTAGAACGGCCATCACCGTGGAGGTGGGCCTTCAAAACGGCACCCTAGCCATCACCCTAGCCAGTTCGCCGCTGTTTTTGAATCAGCCGGATCTGGCAATTCCCGCCGCCATCTACAGCCTGCTGATGTTTGGTACGGGCTTGGCCTTTGCCGCCTGGAAGCACCAGCGTCGCCCGGTTGCCGCCGTCTCCGTTCCCCAGTCCGATGGCGATCCGGTTAGCGAGCGCAAGTAGGGTCTGTCCGCGCCTAGGGCAGTTCCACAGACGTCGGCTTGGCGATGTGGGGCAAGCCCCAGCCCAGCTTTTCTCGCAGCACCTTAAAAAATTCGGGCGACCGCAGCCGAATGAACCGGGCTACGTAGGGAGCGCGACAGGTGCTCACCCAATCTCCTGGCATGACGTAGCATCCGGCATTGCCGTCTACAATCATCACCAAAGGATCGGTGTTGGCGGAATGGATGGCAACAGGCTCATGGTCGGGGAAGACTAGCCCCCGCGAGGCCAGGGAATGGGGACAAATGGGGATGAGCTGCGTCACCGAAACCCCAGGGGTAATCACCGGGCCACCCGCTGATAGGGCATAGGCCGTAGACCCCGTGGGGGTGGAGACGATGATGCCATCGGCGGCAATGTCTACGGGGGAATGGCGACCAATACCCACCTCGAAGTGGCACATACTGGTGAGGGGTTCGCGGTGCAGCACCATTTCGTTGAGGCAGAGGGCTTCCCAAATTAGGGTGTCTCCATGGCAGAGCTTCACTGCCAGCATGGATCGATCTTCAATTTCGTATTCCCCCGCCAGCACTTGGTCGATGGCCTGGGGCAGTTGGTTGAGGTAGGCTTCGGTGAGAAAGCCCATGTGGCCCGTGTTGATGGTAAGCAGCGGAATGCCAATGGGGGCTAACTGCCGAAACGCTGCCAGCACCGTGCCATCGCCGCCCAACACTAGGGCAAACAGCATATCGGCGTCAAAGTGGGGTGGCACCAGGCTATCTAAGGGCGTGTGGCACATGGGCCGCTCTGGGCTAGAGTAGCCCAAAATACCGCCCGCCCCGGTGGCCAGGACAACGTCTAAGCCTTTTCCCTCCAGCTTTTCCTGCCATTCCAAGGCGACCTGCTGGGCAACGGGCTTAATGTCGTTATAAATAATGCCGACCTTGGGCACAGGCAGTTTCCAGTGTTAAGCGAAGGGAAAAAGCCGCGATAGTTCGGCCTGGGGCACCCATGCGTGAGGCTGGGCACGGCAAGCCGACAGTAGGGCTTCACCCTAGGCTACCGTTTTTTCGTCGTGGATTAAACGCCTGCCCAAAATTCCGTTACCTCAGGTTGGGGCAGGTTAGGGCAAATCCAGCCTCGCCCTAACCTGGGCCTAGGGGTTATGGTACCTATGGAGCAGGCCCGTTCTGCATCATTGGTCTGCCTGCTGTCCTTGGCCTGCGGCCTGCTGTACTGTTCTGAGTCCTAAGTCCTGTGTCCAGACGCTCCTCCGAAACCACGGCCTATGTGCGCATCACCCACCAGTCCTGGAGCCAGGGCCGCATTGAAGGGGAGGTGCGGGCCAGTGACTACGAATGGCAGTTTCAATGGCGCTTTCGCCAGGGCCAATTACGCATTGAACCGTCCCTGGGGCGAGCGCTGATCTGCGAACCCCTCAGTCGGTTTTTAGAGCGCTGTGACTATCAACTGGAACCGGGCGGCGACTACTCCTTCACCATCCGCGCCAAACTTTAGCCAAACCTTAACCGACAGGGCTCAGGGATTTCCCATCAAACCATGGCGACCTAGGGTTCACCGACCCCGCCGCATCTCGGTGCGGATCGATTTGCCCTGGGTGGCCCCGGAAGTGCACAAAAGATTGGGCCAGAACCCGCCTATACTAATACTTTGGTGTTTGTGGCAAATCCGAGGAATTCCATGTCTGTCATCCGCGAACTGCATCAACAGTTGGTCAGCAAAGAGCGATCTGCGGTGGAAATCGCCCAGGGATACCTCGACCGGATGACGGCTTTAGAACCCAAGCTCCACAGCTATCTGACGGTGACGGCCGATGTGGCCCTGGCCCAGGCGGCGGCGGTGGATGCCCAAATTGCCGCCGGAGAAGCCATTGGCCCCCTCGCCGGAATTCCCATCGCCCTCAAGGACAACCTTTGCACCGAGGGTATCCGCACCACCTGCGCCTCCAAGGTGCTAGAAAATTTTGTGCCGCCCTACGAATCCACCGTCACCCAAAAGCTGAAAGACGCAGGCATGGTGGCCCTGGGCAAAACCAACCTGGACGAGTTCGCCATGGGCAGCTCCACGGAAAATTCCGCCTACCAACTGACGGGCAACCCCTGGGATGTGGAACGGGTGCCCGGTGGCTCCTCTGGCGGGTCGGCGGCGGCGGTGGCGGCGGGAGAATGCGCCGTGGCCCTGGGCTCGGATACGGGCGGTTCCATTCGTCAGCCTGCGTCCTTCTGTGGCGTGGTGGGCCTAAAGCCGACCTATGGCCTGGTGTCTCGGTTTGGGCTGGTGGCCTATGCCTCGTCGCTGGATCAAATTGGGCCGCTGACCCCCACCGTGGAAGACGCCGCCCTGCTGCTGGGGGCGATTGCGGGCCATGATCGCCGCGACTCCACCAGTTTAGATATCCCCGTACCGGACTACACCCAATACCTCAAAACCGACCTGAAGGGCCGCAAAATCGGCATCATCACCGAAACCTTTGCCGCCGAGGGCATCGACCCCGCCGTGAGATCCGCCACGGAAAAAGCCATCCAACAACTCAAAGACCTAGGGGCCGAAATCCAGGAAATTTCCTGCCCGCAGTTCCCCTACGGCCTGCCCACCTACTACATCATTGCCCCCTCGGAGGCCTCCTCTAACCTAGCCCGCTACGACGGCGTGAAATACGGTGCCCGCAAGGACAACGACAGTTTGATCACCATGTACACCAAAACCCGCGCCGAGGGCTTTGGGGACGAGGTGAAGCGGCGGATTATGATCGGCACCTATGCCCTGTCGGCGGGCTACTACGATGCCTATTATCTGAAGGCCCAAAAGGTGCGAACCCTGATTAAGCAGGACTTTGAAAAGGCCTTTGGTCAAGTGGATGTGCTGGTGTGCCCCACCGCGCCGACGACGGCCTTCAAAGCCGGGGACAAGGTGGACGACCCCCTCAGCATGTACCTGTCTGACCTGATGACGATTCCCGTCAACCTGGCGGGTCTGCCGGGGATGAGTTTGCCCTGTGGGTTCGATGATCTGGGCTTGCCCATTGGCCTGCAACTGATTGGCAACGTGCTGCGGGAAGACCTGCTGTTTGAGGTGGGCTACGCCTACGAACAGGCCACCGACTGGCACAAACAGCGGCCCCAACTCGGCTAGCCAAGGGCTAAAGATGATGATGATGTAGGTCTGCCCCAGCGGTTGTGCCCCAGCGATTGCGCCGAGAGGGAATCCGGAGGCCAAGCCGAAAGTCTATCCTCGCCGCCCCTAGATGCCCTAGAACACTAAATCTAACCCCAGATGGGCGAGGTCGAAGTTGTAGAGGCGACTGCGCTGATCATCTTCAGGAACGCTCCAAATAAACTGGCTGGGGGATCGCTGCACCATGGCGGTGGGGCAGGGCAAATGGCTGATGCGGTTAATGACTTGCCCCTCTTCATTCATCAGGGAGAGGTGGCCCTCAGCATCGAGCAGGCCATAGCCAACGGCGGTTTCAAAGATCCAGCGGGGGTGGATATCGGCCCGGTAGCGCACCATCCGCAGCGGCTTCAGATCCACCACCAGGAGCGACTGGGGTTGATCCACCTCCAGGGCCAGATAGCGGTAGGGTCGCCGGGTAGGTACCAGGTTGTGGAGAGCAACGGGCAGCGGCATTGGCCCTAGGTATTGGCCTCGCCGGGTAATCAGATGCACGAGGGTTTTCTGGGGCTGTTGCACCACTAGGCCCAGGTGGTGGCTGTCTAAGGCCAGCAGCGCAATAATGCGGCCCTCGGCGATGGGAATGGAAACCCGACAGGCGGCAGAAATTTTGACCGGGGTCTGAGGCTGGTTCCGCAGGTGGCGAATCAGCAGGTCGGCGGTGGCCGGGTGGGGTTGCTGCACCGTGGCAAACCAGCGGCCATGGGGGGCTACCGCCATCTGAATAGGGTCGGCCTCTTGGGCAATGCGGCCCAAACCGTGGGGAATAGCCAAGAGATGGAGGGAGGTGGTCGTAGCCAAAATACCGCCCTGGGGCAGCGGCACAAAGCGCTGGACTGGCCCCGGTAGGGTAAAGCCCTGGGTGGGGCCGGGAGGGGTGGGCATTCCTTGATTGGGCCAATGGTAGAACCAAACGTGATTCTCAGCGGCGGTGATGAGGAGATTGGGGGTGGCTGGTGACAGATTGGACGCCGCCGCCGGAGACCAAGCCCCATCCTTTGTGGTGGGCTTGGACGCTAGCGGCGGGGCAGCGTGCGGCAAGGTGACTAGGCCCATCACCTGAATTGGGTGGGGCATGGCGACCCAGGGCAGGTCAGGGGCTACCACCGGGTCGGGCAGTACCTTTCCCCCGAGGGGCACGGCAGCAAACTCTCCGGTGCGGCAGTCTTGGTAAATTTGCCCAATGGCTTGGCGCATGGCCTGGGCACTCTGGAAACGCTTAGGAGCCAGCTTTTGCAACGCCTTGGCCACCACGGCCCGAATTGGATCCGGCAGCTCCGCTGGAATCTCTGGGGATTGGTTCATGTGAGCCACCATCAGCTCCATGGGCGTGCCAGAAAAGGGCCGTTTCCCCAACAGCATTTCGTAGAGAATAATCCCTACCGCATAGAGATCAGAGGTGAGGGGGTGCTGGTTATAAAACCGCTCCGGGGCCATGTAGGCGGGGGAGCCAGAATGCCCCATTTCCGACTCGTTCACCTCCTGGCTAAGGCGGGCGATGCCAAAGTCAGAAATCCGCGCCACCCAGCCCCTAGGTGTGAGGGTGAGCAGAATATTTTCCGGCTTGATGTCGCAGTGAACGATGCCCTGCTGGTGGGCATGATCCAACCCCGACAGGATATCCAACACCAGCCCCAGCATTTCCTCCCAAGACAGGATGATGTCGCTTTCCAGGATGGATCGCAGGGTGCCGCCTTCGCAGTAGTCCATCACCAAGTAGCGGCCATTGGCGGAATGCTCTAGGGCTTGGCAGGTAACAATGTTGGGATGTTCTAGGCTCAGCAAAAACCGTAGTTCCCGCAGAAACTTGTGGGTCGGAAACCGATCCTTGTGCAGATATTTCAGCGCCACCAGTTCCCCCGTTTTGCGATGGATGGCGCAATAGACCTGACCAAACTGCCCATGGCCCACCAGCCCAAGCAGTCGATAGTGGGAACGTCGGATCGGTCGGCGTATAGCCACTAGGCAATCATCCCTGCTGCACTAGGGCCTGCATAATACTCTGGTGAGATTGGCCATTGGCCACCAGCGCGGTAGCCGCTTGCAGCCGCTTCCCGAGGCCAATGACAAAGCGATTAGCATCGTCGCCCCGCGTCGTGCAGCTCGTTTGCACGCACACCAGTTCGCGCCCGGTAAGCTGGCTAAAGAAAATCTCTAGGATGCCCCGCTCTAGATCGCCGGAGGGGCTTTGGCTGTCGGGGGCGGCGGCGGTAAAGGGCGAGTGGTCAATTTCGAGGCAGAGGAAGCCCTGATCCCGGTAGGTAATATCTAGGGTGATTTGGCCCCAGCCGTGGGTTTTCCAGCACTGCTGAAGGGACTGCAAGAACTCCGCCATGGAGAGGTTGGCCAGGGGCTGGCTGTAGTAGTCGGCCAGTTCTTCACAGAAGCGGGCGTAGAAGTTTTTGCCCCACCAGCGGCCACAGTTGTACAGCACCAGCTTCGAGGCTTGGCCCGTTTCCTTTTCCAGTCCGGCGTAGATGGCTTGCAGGAGGGGATTGGGAATGGCCAACAGGCGATCCCCTCGGCGATTTTCTAGCAGGCCAAGCTCGGTCGAACCGCGCACATAGAGATCCTGGGCAAAGTAGTTGCCCGGTAGACGGCCATCAACGAGTAAATCAGCAACGGAGACCATAGAGTGATGTCCTCACGGGTACGGTAGTGGGCGAAGGGAGGCCGAGGCGGGCCGAAGTATGAGTCTGGAGGGTGAGCCTGAACGGCAGGGCTAGAAGGTCAGTCTAGAGGGCAAGACGCTGTCTGGATAGAGCAGCGCTAGGCGGTATTCCTCGATTGAGCGGCCTAAAACAGGTTCGCTAAGGAATCCATCTCTGCCGCAGGGGCCGTGGGGGCGGCGGCGGTGCCCAACAGCAGATCTTTCGCCTTGGTCAGTCCCGGCTTCAGCAAGTTAAGCTGGGCCGGGGTAAAGACCTTGGCCAGTTGTTGATCCAGCAGTTGAAACAGTTGCTGATCGAGGGCTTGGGTTTCGTGGGCCTTCACCAGTTCTGGAAGCCAGCCCTGCAACCGCCCCTCCACAAAGGCGCTGTCGTCCAGCAGCATCGACATGGCCACATAGCGCAGCACCATCAGGCCATTGCGAACACTGCGCTCCACCTTGGCTTCTGGTTCTTGGGTGCGTTGTTGGAGGGCATCGGCAATGGGCTGCATGATGGCCACTTCCTGATCGCGCAGGGTGCGATAAACCGCGATGCGCTCGGGAATCGAACTCACGTACTGGCTCAGCAGGGTGAGATCGTTGGCATCGAGGTAGGGTTTATCTGCACTTTCAAACAAGCTATCGAGTTTGAAGGTCATAATCCGAATCCTTGGGAAAGCGTTGCAGGGCAGCAGAAACGGGCTACGAAGACGGTCACGGGCCTAGGCTTTTCTAGCCAAACAAGCTAGAGAAGTCGTCGAGGGTGAGATCATCGCTAGGCATATCCGTGGTAGACGACGGAGCCTCTAGGGGCGCAATGGGCACACCAATGGTGGGCTTACCCTCCCAGGACATCGTCTCAAAGAACTGGCCCACGGTCAGGTTGAGGGGCATCTCTCCACCCAGGCTGGGGTCGCCGATGGCAGTGGCGCTAGCGGCAGAACGCATCGCCACGCCGCTCCAGTTCACCCCCTCAAAAAAGGCTTGAACCGTTTCCCGCATCCAGGGCTGGTTGGCCGACTGACTGGCTGAACTGTGGCCATTGGTGGCCGATAACGTTGCGGAGATCATGCGCCACCTTCCCCGGCCCGCAGCCGTTTTTCAATGTCGCGGGCGTTGGCCCCTTCGTTCATCCAAAAGGCGGCGGCGTCAATGCGCTCCCGGCCCCCCAGCAGGAATTTGCAGTAGGTTTCGCCCATGGAGTAGCACTGAATTTCGATGCAGCTCAGTTGTTTCCGCACCATTTCGGTGAAAAATCCGGCAAACAGCCCCGCATAGAGGTGGCACACGGGCTTGCCTACGTCCCCTAGGGTACGGGCCACCGCCGAATCAAACAGGTTGATGAACATAAAGCCCTGCTTGCGGTCGCTCATGTCCACCTCCCAACGGCCCCAGCCCTGGGAGATAAAGGGCCACCACCAGGTTTCTAGCAAAAACATCAGGTTGGCGCGGCGAGGGCTCATGGAAAACTCCTTCTCAAACCAGCGCTCGAACTGGAGGGAGTCAAACTTGCCCCACTCTAGGCCCACGGTGTACATGATGGCGGCGGAGGCATCCCCCACCTCCTCCTGAAGCCCTTCCAGCAAGCCAATGATGAAGTCTTCACTGGTCAACACGTTGCGGGTGTCGTTCCAGTCGGTGATGGTGCCGCGATCCGTATTGAACTGGAAAAAATCCTTGAGGGCATAGTGGTTATGCTTCTTCGGGAACTTTTGGTGCAGGCGATGGGCGGTCTCTGGGGTCATAACCATGATCTATCAAGCCTTGACGGTTCTCACTGCTATACGTAATGTGCCCACGCCACGCCAGAATTAACCGTTTTTTTAATCATTATTGACGCTAAATTCTGGCCAGCTTGGGGCACCTATTCCCTAGGGTATCGAGGATCCGGCGATCCCGCCCTTTGGTCGGGTCTTCAAATAGACACAAAACTTATCTCAACCCACCCCAAACGGGCCACTCTTCCGGGCAGACGCTTGACCTTGACCCTCCTTGACAGACTTCCCTAGGGTTTTCTGTCCTTCAAGATCCCCTCTCCCCTGTCTGACCCAAAAGCCTGGATCCCAATCGAGCCAACGCAACAAAACTTAAACCCCGCCCCCCCACGGGAACTGTGCAGTCGTAGTAATCTGTTGAACGTGGAAGTCAACCCTATTGAGGTTCTTGCTCGGTTCTTGTTAATAGGACAAGGCCACGGAAGGGTCTGGGCCTTAATAGATTGTCATAAATACTTGGTTTTCAAGAGGGCATGATTTATGGTTCAACGCGGTTCTAAGGTTCGGATTCTCCGCAAAGAGTCCTACTGGTATCGGGATGTGGGTACCGTGGCCACCATTGACCAAAGCGGCATCAAATATCCCGCCGTGGTTCGCTTTGACAAAGTGAACTACTCTGGCATCAACACCAACAACTTTGCACTTTCTGAGCTAGAAGAAGTGGAAGCGCCCAAGGCTAAGAAGTAAGCCTATCTCCTGGACAACGCCACTTTCTGACGGTTAGCCCACACAATACCCCTGTTGCCTACACTCTACCCCATGCTTGACCGTTGGTCTCGGTGGGGCTGAGGAAGGGTAATGGGGGTGTTGTTTTTGGGAGTGGGGAGTCGGGTTAGGATCGGGCTGTATCATTCCGCTTTCTGGAGAACTCTGTGCCTGAACTGCCCGAAGTTGAAACCGTCCGCCGGGGGCTAAACCGCGTTACGCTGCATCAGGCGATTGTGGGCGGTGAGGTGTTGCTAGCCCGCACGGTGGCTCATCCTCCCAGTGCCGATGCCTTTTGGGCTGGACTCCGTCAGACTCACCTGGTCGAATGGCAGCGACGGGGCAAGTATTTGCTGGGTCAATTGGCGAACGAAGCCGATCAGCCTGCGGGCTACCTGGGGGTGCATCTGCGGATGACCGGGCAATTACTGTGGGTTGATCCTACCGAACCCGTGCAGACCCATTGCCGGGTGCGGCTTTTTTTGGAGGGTAATCGCGAACTGCGCTACGTTGACCAGCGCACCTTTGGCCGTCTGTGGTGGGTGCCCCCCGGTCAGGATCCGGCCTCAGTGATGACGGGGCTGCAATCCCTAGGGCCAGAACCCTTTGACGACGCCTTCTCTCCGGCTTACCTAAAGGAACGCCTTGCCCGCAGCCAGCGCCCCATCAAAAACGCCCTGCTGGATCAAGCCCTCGTTGCCGGAATTGGCAACATCTACGCCGACGAAGCGCTGTTCCTCAGCGGTCTGCGCCCCACCACCCTGGCCCACAGCATTAGCCTGCCCCGCCTAAAAAAGCTGCACCAGGCCATCCGCGACGTCCTCACCACCAGCATCGAATCTGGCGGTACCACCTTCAGCGACTACCGCGACATCTACGGCACCAACGGCAACTACGGCGGCGTGGCCTGGGTCTACGACCGCGAAGGTCAGCCCTGTCGAGCGTGTCAGTCCCCCATCCATCGGCTCAAGCTGGCCGGACGTTCCGCCCACTATTGCCACCAATGCCAGCGGTAGAGGCGATACAATCAGCATAGTTAACCTGTTGTTCACGAACGTCATCCACACCATGGCAGCAACCCTCAAACGCGGCGATTTGGTCAAAGCCCTGCGGGACAAATTAGAAAACAGCCTAGAAATCAAGGCCAGCGACCCCCGGCTTCCCCCCTACCTGTTTGAAACCAAAGGGGAAATTGTCGATCTTACCGATGACTATGCCCTGGTGAAATTTGGCCATGTGCCCACCCCCAACATCTGGCTGCGGCTAGATCAACTGGAGAAAGTCTAGATCCCTCACCCCGCCTAGGAGATCGGCCCACCCATGACGACGGATACTCCCTTTCCCCCCAGCCTGCTCAAGGACGACCTGTTGCGCCTCGTGCCCATCGACCTGGCCACGGCAGACTCCCTCAGCCCCATCACCGAGGTTTGGGTGGATCCTCGGCGTCATCAGGTTATTGGGGTGGGCTGCGGGGGCGGATTAGGTCGTCGCAGCCAGCGCTTCCCCTGGAGCCAAGTGGTCTCCATTGGGCACGATGGCCTCGTCCTACGAGCTTCGGAACCTCCATCGAGTCTTTCAGAAGAAAACCGTCTTCCAGAGGACAGCCCCTTTGGCGAAGGCATTGCCCTCAGCGACGTGGAGGTGTGGTCAGACTACGGGGATCGCCTCGGCACCCTCACCGACTACCGCCTTGTGCCTGCCACGGGCGAAATTGTGCAGTACCACTTCACGACCCCAACGACAACAGCTTCGACAGCACCTTCTGAGGACGCCAACAGCCTGCCGCCGGGGTGCTATGCCCTGCCGCCCCAGGCTGTCATCAGCCTAGGCCGTCGCCGCATGATGATCGCCCACGAAGCCCTCGCCCAGGCCGAACGTTTGGGAGATCCGGCTCCCCCCCGTCCCGCTGGCCCCCGGTCGGCCCTTGATGCCCTGCCCTTAGATCAAGTCTTCGACCACATCCCCGACCCCAAACAAACCTGGGACGCCACCCTAGACAAAACCCGCCAAGCCCGCACCCAGTTCTCAGAACAGTGGCAGGAGCAGGGCCAACGGTTCCAGTCTGAGGCGCAACAGCGCTTAGGCCACTGGCTGGGCGACGTGAAAAAACGCACCCGCCGCCTGCGCCATCAACTGCGGGAAACCGTTTCTGATGTCACCGCTGGTCTGCCCGAACCGCCCCAACGACGACGCCCCGAACCGCCCCCCGTCATCGACGTAGACGCCACCGAACTCTGGGGCGACGACGAGCCGCCACCGCCGCGCCGCTAAACTGATAGCTCTGCCTCAATACTAGAGCTACCTGCTCCCTTGTCCTG contains:
- a CDS encoding Fur family transcriptional regulator, whose product is MDDPALSHPPIRSLEDALERCQVLGMRLSRQRRYILELLWQQQGHLSARDIYHRLNQEGREIGHTSVYQNLDALSEQGIIECVERADGRLYGHSSRSHSHVNCLDTDDIIDVDVVLPAELIQQIEAQTGVAITDYRIDFFGTKAVSA
- a CDS encoding bile acid:sodium symporter family protein: MESSALTTLFLPLALFAVMLGMGLGLRGEDFRRVVVYPRPVVVGLVAQLVMLPLLGFALASSLPLRPELAAGLVLLTACPGGPTSNLITYLARGNVALSVSLTAFSSVVTVFTIPLVVNLALGRFLGTATTLRLSLVSTVAQIAVITLLPVGLGMLVNHYRPRTAAQIERGVKWLSLFLLGVIIAGLLIQQRANLLEFLLQVGGAMLGLNLLAMGLGYGLARVAGLDDPSRTAITVEVGLQNGTLAITLASSPLFLNQPDLAIPAAIYSLLMFGTGLAFAAWKHQRRPVAAVSVPQSDGDPVSERK
- a CDS encoding MlaE family lipid ABC transporter permease subunit, which produces MVKALFPKSWVRNGPRSPNRPWPDPWLEPTPTEDLRQKSWLYHCGLAGLLGGQVLLRVLQGRINRQLTLAQMALVGLGTLMPVLMINLFAGMIFTIQTARELDRFGATFALGGAFALAFCRELAPLLTAAVLAGQVGTAFAAEIGCMKVTDQIDALKMLHTCPVNYLVVPRVVACCIMLPVLTVLGLVVGILSGAAIAAQLYQVPAQQFLESVRTLLMLEDLVAVLVKSVLFGAMVGLAGCTWGLTTTCSQSVGRAATAAVVTTWVGLFVVDFFLSILVFHGASVTLH
- a CDS encoding DUF3146 family protein produces the protein MSRRSSETTAYVRITHQSWSQGRIEGEVRASDYEWQFQWRFRQGQLRIEPSLGRALICEPLSRFLERCDYQLEPGGDYSFTIRAKL
- the gatA gene encoding Asp-tRNA(Asn)/Glu-tRNA(Gln) amidotransferase subunit GatA: MSVIRELHQQLVSKERSAVEIAQGYLDRMTALEPKLHSYLTVTADVALAQAAAVDAQIAAGEAIGPLAGIPIALKDNLCTEGIRTTCASKVLENFVPPYESTVTQKLKDAGMVALGKTNLDEFAMGSSTENSAYQLTGNPWDVERVPGGSSGGSAAAVAAGECAVALGSDTGGSIRQPASFCGVVGLKPTYGLVSRFGLVAYASSLDQIGPLTPTVEDAALLLGAIAGHDRRDSTSLDIPVPDYTQYLKTDLKGRKIGIITETFAAEGIDPAVRSATEKAIQQLKDLGAEIQEISCPQFPYGLPTYYIIAPSEASSNLARYDGVKYGARKDNDSLITMYTKTRAEGFGDEVKRRIMIGTYALSAGYYDAYYLKAQKVRTLIKQDFEKAFGQVDVLVCPTAPTTAFKAGDKVDDPLSMYLSDLMTIPVNLAGLPGMSLPCGFDDLGLPIGLQLIGNVLREDLLFEVGYAYEQATDWHKQRPQLG
- a CDS encoding NAD(+) kinase gives rise to the protein MPKVGIIYNDIKPVAQQVALEWQEKLEGKGLDVVLATGAGGILGYSSPERPMCHTPLDSLVPPHFDADMLFALVLGGDGTVLAAFRQLAPIGIPLLTINTGHMGFLTEAYLNQLPQAIDQVLAGEYEIEDRSMLAVKLCHGDTLIWEALCLNEMVLHREPLTSMCHFEVGIGRHSPVDIAADGIIVSTPTGSTAYALSAGGPVITPGVSVTQLIPICPHSLASRGLVFPDHEPVAIHSANTDPLVMIVDGNAGCYVMPGDWVSTCRAPYVARFIRLRSPEFFKVLREKLGWGLPHIAKPTSVELP